Proteins found in one Hypomesus transpacificus isolate Combined female unplaced genomic scaffold, fHypTra1 scaffold_90, whole genome shotgun sequence genomic segment:
- the LOC124466294 gene encoding protein ALP1-like, protein MRIGPAISKMQTKFRETISPEERLCICLRYLATGDSYWSIAFHFRVGVSTVAGIVRSVCEAIWDCLSGEFMAFPTEAEWRKIAQEFQTMWAFPNCVGAMDGKHVVIEAPPSSGSLYYNYKGTFSIVLLAVVDAHYRFRVVDIGAYGKNSDGGTLAASAFGSALRQGTLNLPGDALLPGAENLGPIPHVFLADEAFPLRRNLLRPYPGLTSGEKRVFNYRLSHARRMVECTFGILAAQWRICRRVLGVSPQVAESAVKATCVLHNFLRQGGSPDAPTGPAEPSSGMQNIARVGSNNASREAMTVRTKFTEYFSSGAGQVPWQNCPLHIPHSLQLTVQSHFS, encoded by the exons ATGAGGATTGGACCAGCCATCTCAAAGATGCAGACGAAATTCCGGGAGACAATCAGCCCAGAGGAGCGTCTTTGCATTTGTTTGAG GTATTTGGCAACAGGGGACTCATACTGGTCCATTGCTTTCCACTTCAGGGTGGGAGTTAGCACTGTGGCTGGGATagttaggagtgtgtgtgaggccatTTGGGACTGCCTGTCTGGGGAGTTCATGGCTTTTCCCACTGAGGCTGAGTGGAGGAAGATAGCACAGGAGTTTCAAACCATGTGGGCATTTCCTAATTGCGTGGGTGCAATGGATGGAAAGCATGTAGTTATTGAGGCACCTCCATCAAGCGGCTCCTTGTATTACAATTACAAGGGGACATTCTCCATCGTCCTGTTGGCTGTAGTTGATGCCCATTACCGCTTCAGGGTGGTCGACATCGGTGCCTACGGCAAAAACAGCGATGGAGGAACATTAGCTGCCTCTGCCTTTGGGTCTGCCCTGCGGCAGGGGACCCTCAACCTCCCTGGGGATGCCCTTCTACCTGGAGCAGAGAACTTGGGGCCTATTCCTCATGTTTTCCTGGCCGACGAGGCATTCCCCCTGCGGAGAAATCTCCTCCGCCCCTACCCTGGGCTCACTAGCGGGGAAAAGCGAGTGTTTAATTACCGCCTCTCTCATGCTAGGAGAATGGTAGAGTGTACCTTCGGCATCCTAGCAGCCCAATGGAGGATATGCCGGAGGGTGCTTGGTGTGTCACCACAGGTGGCCGAGTCAGCTGTAAAGGCCACCTGTGTACTTCACAACTTTCTGCGGCAGGGAGGCTCACCAGATGCACCTACTGGCCCAGCAGAACCATCTTCTGGAATGCAGAATATTGCCAGGGTTGGCAGCAACAACGCCAGCAGAGAGGCCATGACTGTGAGGACCAAGTTCACAGAGTACTTTTCATCTGGAGCTGGTCAAGTGCCCTGGCAGAACTGCCCCCTGCACATCCCACATTCCCTTCAGTTAACTGTTCAAAGCCACTTCAGTTGA